One genomic window of Elaeis guineensis isolate ETL-2024a chromosome 2, EG11, whole genome shotgun sequence includes the following:
- the LOC105048514 gene encoding LOW QUALITY PROTEIN: putative pentatricopeptide repeat-containing protein At3g47840 (The sequence of the model RefSeq protein was modified relative to this genomic sequence to represent the inferred CDS: inserted 2 bases in 1 codon), translating into MFLRNSPPYTKSANPHXPLRIKPMVSPIRPRFRTLRFTAPRSKNSLILPVHVADRSFSAEPIRSGPPPSPYEANARLKTLVKCDRLRDARRLFDEMPHRDEISWTTLISGYVRAADSLEALCLFSRSLSDPSLYPDPFVLSLAFKACASDSTLRPHGECLHARVLKTGVHPSSVFVATALLDMYSKSGYPARALQVFDETPHPNAVSWTGAVATLVRAARPRDALLRFASMLAAGVACDSHTYAIALKACADAAILPRGREIHARTLRLGLDATPFVANTLGSLYLRCGHLRRGLIVLNRLRSRDVAAWTTIISTHVHLGRETDAIDAFIKMRAHPSDGSNANEYTYAAVLSACAGLVRLTWGEQLHGHVIRRGFAGSKSVANALVTLYARTGRLDSADILFRETPVKDIVSWSAIICGHAEESHVEKSFFLFSEMRVTGPAPNEFTLSSLLSACAGAAMVDAGRQIHAHAIAGGLEADAMVTSALITMYSKSGSIEEAERVFAGRRRDEVVSWTAMINGYAEHGRCRDAVELFDEMPVAGLRPDGVAFIGVLTACCHGGMVDRGLRYFEKMGEFGVEKGREHYGCVVDMLVRAGRVAEAEGLAAGMPVGTADGVVWTAVMRGWAVRGDEEAGRRAAARVMELEPEGAAGAHVALANLYARKGRWGEAAEERRRMREKGVRKGAGWSWVAVGGGEGAVVFVAGDRSHARRENIYGVLALVYYEARRAGSVPEMGFETEME; encoded by the exons ATGTTCTTGCGGAACTCTCCCCCCTATACTAAGAGCGCCAATCCCCA ACCTCTCCGCATCAAACCAATGGTCTCGCCCATTCGACCCCGGTTCAGAACCCTCCGGTTCACAGCTCCCAGAAGCAAGAACTCCCTCATCCTTCCGGTCCACGTGGCCGACCGCTCCTTCTCAGCCGAACCCATCCGGTCTGGTCCACCACCTTCGCCCTACGAGGCCAACGCTCGCTTGAAGACCCTGGTCAAATGCGACCGTCTTCGCGATGCTCGTCGCCTGTTCGACGAAATGCCTCACCGGGACGAGATCTCCTGGACCACCCTCATCTCTGGCTACGTCCGCGCCGCCGACTCCTTGGAGGCCCTCTGTCTCTTCTCCCGCTCGCTCTCCGACCCGTCCCTCTACCCCGACCCCTTCGTCCTCAGCCTTGCCTTCAAGGCCTGCGCATCCGACTCCACCCTCCGGCCCCACGGAGAATGCCTCCACGCCCGCGTCCTCAAGACCGGCGTCCACCCGTCCTCCGTCTTCGTCGCCACCGCCCTCCTCGACATGTACTCCAAGTCCGGCTACCCCGCCCGCGCCCTCCAGGTGTTCGACGAAACGCCCCACCCCAACGCCGTCTCCTGGACCGGCGCCGTCGCCACCCTCGTCCGCGCGGCCCGCCCCCGAGACGCTCTTCTCCGCTTCGCCTCTATGCTGGCTGCTGGCGTGGCCTGCGACTCCCACACCTACGCCATCGCCCTCAAGGCCTGCGCTGACGCCGCCATCCTCCCCCGGGGTCGCGAGATCCATGCCCGTACTCTCCGCCTCGGCCTCGACGCTACCCCCTTCGTCGCCAACACCCTCGGCTCCCTCTATCTCCGCTGCGGTCACCTCCGCCGCGGGCTCATCGTCCTCAACCGGCTCCGCTCCCGAGACGTCGCCGCGTGGACCACCATCATCTCCACCCACGTCCACTTGGGCCGCGAGACGGACGCCATCGACGCCTTCATTAAAATGCGAGCGCACCCATCAGACGGCTCAAACGCCAACGAGTACACCTACGCCGCTGTACTATCCGCTTGCGCGGGGCTCGTGAGACTCACGTGGGGGGAGCAGCTACACGGTCACGTGATCCGGCGGGGTTTCGCCGGGTCTAAATCCGTAGCCAATGCGCTCGTGACCCTCTACGCCCGGACCGGCCGGCTCGACTCCGCCGATATCTTATTTCGCGAGACACCAGTCAAGGACATCGTATCTTGGTCCGCCATCATCTGCGGACATGCCGAAGAGAGCCACGTGGAGAAATCCTTCTTCCTTTTCTCCGAGATGCGGGTTACTGGACCGGCGCCGAACGAGTTCACGCTCTCGAGCCTCTTGAGCGCGTGCGCCGGGGCGGCGATGGTGGACGCCGGGCGGCAAATCCACGCGCATGCGATCGCCGGGGGTTTGGAGGCGGATGCGATGGTGACGAGCGCGCTGATAACAATGTACTCGAAAAGTGGGAGCATTGAGGAGGCGGAGAGGGTGTTCGCCGGACGGCGGCGCGACGAGGTGGTGTCGTGGACGGCGATGATCAACGGGTACGCGGAGCACGGCCGGTGCCGGGATGCCGTCGAGTTGTTCGACGAAATGCCCGTGGCCGGCCTGAGGCCGGATGGAGTGGCATTCATTGGGGTCCTCACGGCGTGCTGCCACGGGGGAATGGTGGATCGAGGATTGAGGTATTTTGAGAAGATGGGGGAGTTTGGGGTGGAGAAGGGACGGGAGCACTACGGGTGCGTGGTGGATATGTTGGTCAGGGCGGGGAGGGTGGCGGAGGCGGAGGGGTTGGCAGCTGGGATGCCGGTGGGGACGGCGGATGGGGTGGTGTGGACGGCGGTGATGAGGGGGTGGGCGGTGAGGGGGGACGAGGAGGCGGGGAGGAGGGCGGCGGCAAGGGTAATGGAGCTGGAGCCGGAGGGGGCGGCGGGGGCTCACGTGGCGCTGGCGAATCTGTACGCAAGGAAGGGGCGGTGGGGAGAGGCAGCGGAGGAGCGGAGGCGGATGAGGGAGAAGGGGGTGAGGAAGGGGGCCGGGTGGTCGTGGGTCGCCGTCGGTGGCGGTGAGGGCGCGGTGGTGTTCGTCGCTGGCGATCGTTCGCATGCGAGAAGGGAGAATATCTATGGGGTCTTGGCGTTGGTGTACTACGAGGCGAGGAGGGCGGGGTCCGTCCCGGAGATGGGCTTCGAGACCGAAATGGAGTAG
- the LOC105048520 gene encoding 7,8-epoxymelianol synthase CYP88A154, whose amino-acid sequence MEEAVRASGVAIAVGVVVLSFIAWFARWLQDRRFVRGIERDPGSARLPPGSMGWPLIGEMFDFLRCFKFSGRPDDFIARRKERYGETGIYRSHLFGHPVIVTCSPDLNKQVLGSLTEEGTFSTGWPSSQLLGNSVANIDGTLHKRIRKHLMKAFNSPRALDSHLSTAQPIFNSTLEDWVSKKKIVAYDETKIMTFRNICDVLVSLKSPALLDTMEPLYRGLMAGLRSTTINIPGTAFHHALKCKKKLSSILSDELKKRKEQGVQKHDFMQILIDSVDDNGNKLSEVEIVDNILSLILGGHESTSNVMTWGLYYLAKYPEILEKLKEETFSIRTGKALDDLLTTEDIKSMKYASKVAEELIRLTNLPPFIFRRVVKDAVLNGYKFPKNWKVLVWIRSIHIDPKYYDDPLAFNPDRWNNFMPKPGVYSVFGGGPRYCPGSNFARLQVMMFLHHVCLKYRWELLNPESGIAFDPHPRPRDGAELLFSRAS is encoded by the exons TGGCTCCAAGACCGACGGTTCGTGCGAGGAATCGAGCGCGATCCCGGCAGCGCCCGGCTCCCTCCAGGCTCCATGGGCTGGCCGCTAATTGGCGAAATGTTCGACTTCTTGCGCTGCTTCAAGTTCTCGGGGAGGCCGGATGATTTCATCGCCAGGAGGAAAGAAAG GTATGGAGAAACTGGCATTTATAGGTCCCACTTATTTGGGCATCCGGTGATAGTCACATGCTCTCCAGACTTGAACAAGCAAGTTCTTGGTAGCTTGACCGAGGAGGGGACTTTTAGTACAGGTTGGCCTTCAAGCCAGCTGCTAGGGAATTCAGTTGCAAATATTGATGGAACTCTCCACAAGAGGATAAGGAAGCATCTGATGAAAGCTTTCAATAGCCCAAGAGCACTTGATTCCCATCTAAGTACAGCACAACCTATCTTCAACTCAACTTTAGAAGATTGGGTgtcaaagaaaaaaatagttGCATATGATGAAACCAAAATT ATGACATTTCGCAACATCTGTGATGTCCTGGTTAGTTTAAAGTCACCAGCACTTCTGGATACAATGGAACCTCTGTACAGAGGACTCATGGCAGGACTTCGGTCAACGACAATCAACATTCCAGGAACAGCATTCCACCATGCTCTAAAG TGCAAGAAGAAACTGTCCAGCATCTTATCAGACGAATTGAAGAAGAGGAAAGAACAGGGAGTTCAGAAACATGATTTCATGCAAATCTTGATTGATTCTGTTGATGATAATGGGAATAAACTGAGTGAAGTAGAGATTGTGGACAATATTCTTTCACTTATTTTAGGAGGTCATGAATCCACCTCTAATGTGATGACGTGGGGGCTTTACTATCTGGCTAAGTATCCTGAAATACTTGAGAAGCTTAAG GAAGAAACTTTCTCAATCAGGACAGGAAAGGCCTTAGATGATCTTCTAACAACTGAAGATATCAAAAGTATGAAGTATGCCTCCAAG GTGGCAGAAGAACTAATTCGCCTGACGAATCTTCCCCCCTTCATATTCAGAAGAGTTGTGAAAGATGCAGTTTTAAATG GTTACAAGTTCCCTAAGAACTGGAAGGTGCTTGTGTGGATTCGTTCCATTCATATTGACCCTAAATACTATGACGATCCATTGGCGTTCAATCCAGACAGATGGAAT AATTTTATGCCCAAGCCAGGTGTTTATTCTGTTTTTGGTGGAGGTCCGAGATATTGTCCAGGCAGCAACTTTGCAAGGCTTCAAGTAATGATGTTTCTGCATCATGTGTGCCTCAAATATAG GTGGGAACTTCTAAATCCAGAATCTGGTATAGCATTTGATCCACATCCAAGACCAAGAGATGGAGCCGAGTTGCTTTTCAGTCGAGCATCTTGA